Proteins found in one Oncorhynchus keta strain PuntledgeMale-10-30-2019 chromosome 2, Oket_V2, whole genome shotgun sequence genomic segment:
- the LOC118382435 gene encoding rhombotin-1, protein MVLDKEESVPMLSVQPKGKQKGCAGCNRKIKDRYLLKALDKYWHEDCLKCACCDCRLGEVGSTLYTKANLILCRRDYLRLFGTTGNCAACSKLIPAFEMVMRARDNVYHLDCFACQLCNQRFCVGDKFFLKNNMILCQMDYEEGQLNGSFETQVQ, encoded by the exons GTGTGCCGATGCTCTCCGTCCAGCCCAAAGGGAAACAGAAGGGGTGCGCTGGCTGCAATCGCAAGATTAAAGACCGCTACCTGCTCAAGGCCCTGGACAAATACTGGCACGAGGACTGTCTGAAATGTGCCTGCTGTGACTGTCGCCTGGGGGAGGTGGGCTCCACCCTCTACACGAAAGCCAACCTCATCCTCTGTCGCAGGGACTACCTGAG gctCTTCGGTACAACAGGGAACTGTGCTGCCTGCAGTAAACTGATCCCAGCCTTTGAAATGGTGATGAGAGCCAGAGATAATGTTTACCATTTGGACTGTTTTGCCTGTCAGCTTTGTAACCAGAG GTTTTGTGTGGGGGACAAGTTTTTCCTTAAGAACAACATGATTCTGTGTCAGATGGACTATGAGGAGGGCCAGCTGAACGGCAGCTTTGAGACGCAGGTTCAATAG